A single window of Pungitius pungitius chromosome 20, fPunPun2.1, whole genome shotgun sequence DNA harbors:
- the LOC119195342 gene encoding sterile alpha motif domain-containing protein 12-like: MVLSKRVSLWSVEEVLEWVQDQHPNHLDTLHKAIIKHAISGRALLRLKDHHLELLGLEGEEQQQEIWQDLLLLRVQEEINELDDICSECFSS; encoded by the exons ATGGTTCTATCCAAGCGAGTGTCGCTGTGGTCGGTGGAAGAAGTGTTGGAGTGGGTGCAGGACCAGCACCCCAACCACTTGGACACGCTCCATAAAGCCATAATAAAGCACGCCATATCAG GCCGAGCATTGTTGAGATTAAAGGATCATCACCTGGAGCTGCTCGGGTTGGAGggcgaggagcagcagcaggaaatcTGGcaggacctcctcctcctcagagttCAAGAGGAAATCAATGAACTCGATGACATCTGCTCTG AGTGTTTTTCTTCATAG